A region from the Sandaracinus amylolyticus genome encodes:
- the ppk1 gene encoding polyphosphate kinase 1 produces the protein MDKAPLAGRADGTLVEASATSASAIRIEPATRPSSIPPPPAEGGSAPDLVRGTTDLFINRELSWLEFNQRVLDEARDRSVPLLERLKFVSICASNLDEFFMVRVAGLVGQRRDRVHVVASDGMSPAEQLAAIAKRVGRMRGEMSELLLEDLLPELAGRGVRLLAARDVGIDGRAQLRQYFRDQVLPVLTPLAIDPGHPFPHLRNKSLNLIAMLSGSHRQAVAPAFAMVQVPGVLPRLVRVTSADEGTKAAYVLLDDLIALHIGDLFPGFRCLGAWPFRVVRNFDLSIDEEEAEDLLESVKQEVRRRDRGNAVSVLIDGRAHQAAQDMLREALRVDTEYVFTVDGPLNLPDLVQLGESLDSDHELRDPAFTPQLVPPFRHEEEPIFAVIAKRDVLLHHPYESFDPVVHFIEEAATDPDVLAIKQTLYRTSGDSPIVKALMRAADHGKQVTALVEIKARFDEENNIQWARKLEEAGVHVVYGLLGLKTHAKAALVVRRENGELKRYVHLGTGNYNPSTARLYTDLSFFTARPDIGEDASSLFNLLTSCTAPATWRKLIVAPLGLHERVLGLIEREAAAARAGRPARIVAKMNSLVDPDVILALYRASQAGVRIDLMVRGICCLRPGLPGVSDNIRVSSIVDRFLEHARIFVFEADGAQEVYCASADWMQRNFHRRVEVMFPVEDPVLKARIVEEVLGTEMRDNVKRRSLRADGHWDRAQPDAGEDAVRAQRVFLHRARDAAARADAKVRHERPFIVRPVRNRPTKTPDGLDVEPAPPRDSVPEGLLSVPPPAPGSRENG, from the coding sequence ATGGACAAGGCTCCGCTCGCCGGTCGAGCCGACGGAACGCTGGTGGAGGCCTCTGCCACGAGCGCGAGCGCGATCCGGATCGAGCCCGCGACGCGCCCTTCGTCGATCCCGCCGCCGCCCGCCGAAGGCGGTAGCGCGCCCGATCTCGTCCGCGGGACGACCGACCTCTTCATCAACCGCGAGCTCAGCTGGCTCGAGTTCAACCAGCGCGTGCTCGACGAAGCGCGCGACCGCTCGGTGCCGCTGCTCGAGCGCCTGAAGTTCGTCTCGATCTGCGCGAGCAACCTCGACGAGTTCTTCATGGTGCGCGTCGCGGGCCTCGTCGGTCAGCGCCGCGATCGCGTGCACGTCGTCGCGAGCGACGGCATGTCGCCCGCGGAGCAGCTCGCCGCGATCGCGAAGCGCGTCGGGCGCATGCGCGGCGAGATGAGCGAGCTGCTGCTCGAGGATCTCCTGCCCGAGCTCGCGGGGCGCGGCGTGCGCCTCCTCGCGGCGCGCGACGTCGGCATCGATGGCCGCGCGCAGCTGCGCCAGTACTTCCGCGATCAGGTCCTGCCGGTCCTCACGCCGCTCGCGATCGATCCCGGCCACCCGTTCCCGCACCTGCGGAACAAGAGCCTCAACCTGATCGCGATGCTCTCGGGCTCGCACCGCCAGGCGGTCGCGCCCGCGTTCGCGATGGTGCAGGTGCCCGGCGTGCTCCCGCGCCTCGTGCGCGTGACCTCGGCGGACGAGGGCACGAAGGCCGCGTACGTGCTGCTCGACGATCTGATCGCGCTGCACATCGGCGATCTGTTCCCCGGCTTCCGCTGCCTCGGCGCATGGCCCTTCCGCGTCGTGCGCAACTTCGATCTCTCGATCGACGAGGAGGAAGCGGAGGACCTGCTCGAGAGCGTGAAGCAGGAGGTCCGCCGTCGTGATCGCGGCAACGCGGTGAGCGTGCTGATCGACGGGCGCGCGCACCAGGCCGCGCAGGACATGCTGCGCGAGGCGCTGCGCGTCGACACCGAGTACGTCTTCACGGTCGACGGTCCGCTGAACCTGCCCGACCTCGTCCAGCTCGGCGAGTCGCTCGACTCCGATCACGAGCTGCGCGATCCCGCGTTCACGCCGCAGCTCGTGCCGCCCTTCCGCCACGAAGAGGAGCCGATCTTCGCGGTGATCGCGAAGCGCGACGTGCTCCTGCACCACCCGTACGAGTCGTTCGATCCGGTCGTGCACTTCATCGAAGAGGCCGCGACCGATCCGGACGTGCTCGCGATCAAGCAGACGCTGTATCGCACCAGCGGTGACTCGCCCATCGTGAAGGCGCTCATGCGCGCCGCGGATCACGGCAAGCAGGTGACCGCGCTCGTCGAGATCAAGGCGCGCTTCGACGAAGAGAACAACATCCAGTGGGCGCGCAAGCTCGAGGAAGCGGGCGTGCACGTCGTCTACGGCCTGCTCGGGCTCAAGACGCACGCGAAGGCCGCGCTCGTGGTGCGCCGCGAGAACGGCGAGCTCAAGCGCTACGTCCACCTCGGCACCGGCAACTACAACCCGAGCACGGCGCGGCTCTACACCGATCTCTCGTTCTTCACGGCGCGTCCCGACATCGGCGAGGACGCGAGCTCGCTGTTCAACCTGCTCACGTCGTGCACCGCGCCCGCGACGTGGCGGAAGCTGATCGTCGCGCCGCTCGGCCTGCACGAGCGCGTGCTCGGTCTCATCGAGCGCGAGGCGGCGGCCGCGCGCGCGGGACGTCCGGCGCGCATCGTCGCGAAGATGAACTCGCTCGTCGATCCCGACGTGATCCTGGCGCTCTACCGCGCGTCGCAGGCGGGCGTGCGGATCGACCTGATGGTGCGCGGCATCTGCTGTCTGCGCCCCGGTCTCCCCGGCGTGAGCGACAACATCCGCGTGTCGTCGATCGTGGATCGCTTCCTCGAGCACGCGCGCATCTTCGTGTTCGAGGCCGACGGTGCGCAGGAGGTCTACTGCGCGAGCGCCGACTGGATGCAGCGCAACTTCCATCGCCGCGTCGAGGTGATGTTCCCGGTCGAAGATCCCGTGCTCAAGGCACGCATCGTCGAAGAGGTCCTCGGCACCGAGATGCGCGACAACGTGAAGCGTCGCTCTCTGCGCGCCGACGGGCACTGGGATCGCGCGCAGCCCGACGCCGGCGAGGACGCGGTGCGCGCGCAGCGTGTCTTCCTCCATCGTGCACGCGATGCCGCGGCGCGCGCCGACGCGAAGGTGCGCCACGAGCGTCCGTTCATCGTGCGCCCGGTGCGCAACCGCCCGACGAAGACGCCGGACGGGCTCGACGTCGAGCCGGCACCGCCGCGCGACTCGGTGCCGGAGGGGCTGCTCAGCGTCCCGCCGCCCGCGCCGGGCTCGCGCGAGAACGGGTGA
- a CDS encoding family 1 glycosylhydrolase gives MVGFDVRTLACAIALGLALAACGDDDGPVDLDAGLDAGAADAGRDASWPDGGPPDPVTFPEIGPLAGDEGEGSFRFGVATAATQIEDMNPSTDWYAFTAPTSEGGLGRGTFVGDAVRGYTNAVADVALLEQIHVDSYRFSVEWARVEPQRDQVDEDALAHYSALLDALVTAGIRPMITVHHFSNPTWVDDPRRDPDDCTGAFPNDEWLCGFGHPTGGAQIVEEIGEHACRLAEEYGDRVDEWGSINEPVNYLFASYGAGGQFPPARSYVLSDFPYFMNIVRDAIRAHVAIYDAIKRCDTVDADGDGANASIGIPLSVAYWTPARGGQPSDLEADVAATERMTYVYHYLLVDSLRNGTFDPDLDGTGDEAQPTWAGKLDWLGVQYYFRAGVTAQPAALRPLGLTPCFAALDFGACLDPIDDTHWIPAMRYEYWEPGLGEILLAMGERWPDLPLVVTEAGISTEVGRRRAENVVRTLEQIARARAAGVDVRGYYHWSLMDNFEWAEGYEPRFGLFRVDRTGDYPRTITEGGTVYGEIAESRELTMQQRLEYGGLGPMTPEPAHAP, from the coding sequence ATGGTTGGCTTCGACGTGCGCACGCTCGCGTGCGCGATCGCGCTCGGTCTCGCGCTCGCGGCGTGTGGTGACGACGACGGTCCAGTCGACCTCGATGCCGGGCTCGACGCAGGCGCGGCGGACGCCGGCCGCGACGCGTCGTGGCCCGACGGCGGTCCGCCCGATCCCGTGACGTTCCCCGAGATCGGCCCGCTCGCCGGGGACGAAGGTGAAGGATCCTTCAGGTTCGGCGTCGCGACCGCGGCCACGCAGATCGAGGACATGAACCCGTCGACCGACTGGTACGCGTTCACCGCGCCGACGTCGGAAGGCGGGCTCGGCCGAGGCACGTTCGTCGGGGACGCAGTGCGCGGCTACACGAACGCCGTCGCCGACGTCGCGCTGCTCGAGCAGATCCACGTCGACTCGTATCGCTTCAGCGTCGAGTGGGCGCGCGTCGAGCCGCAGCGCGATCAGGTCGACGAGGACGCGCTCGCGCACTACTCGGCGCTGCTCGACGCGCTCGTCACCGCGGGCATCCGCCCGATGATCACGGTGCACCACTTCTCGAACCCGACGTGGGTCGACGATCCACGCCGCGATCCCGACGACTGCACCGGCGCGTTCCCGAACGACGAGTGGCTCTGCGGCTTCGGCCATCCGACCGGCGGCGCGCAGATCGTCGAGGAGATCGGCGAGCACGCGTGTCGTCTCGCGGAGGAGTACGGCGATCGCGTCGACGAGTGGGGCTCGATCAACGAGCCGGTGAACTATCTCTTCGCGTCGTATGGCGCGGGCGGGCAGTTCCCTCCGGCGCGCAGCTACGTCCTGAGCGACTTCCCGTACTTCATGAACATCGTGCGCGACGCGATCCGCGCGCACGTCGCGATCTACGACGCGATCAAGCGCTGCGACACCGTCGACGCCGACGGTGACGGCGCGAACGCGAGCATCGGCATCCCGCTCTCGGTCGCGTACTGGACGCCGGCGCGCGGCGGCCAGCCGAGCGATCTGGAGGCGGACGTCGCGGCGACCGAGCGGATGACCTACGTCTATCACTACCTGCTCGTCGACTCGCTGCGGAACGGCACGTTCGATCCCGACCTCGACGGCACCGGCGACGAAGCGCAGCCCACGTGGGCCGGCAAGCTCGATTGGCTCGGCGTGCAGTACTACTTCCGCGCCGGCGTGACCGCGCAGCCCGCCGCGCTGCGTCCTCTCGGCCTCACGCCGTGCTTCGCGGCGCTCGACTTCGGGGCCTGCCTCGATCCGATCGACGACACGCACTGGATCCCCGCGATGCGCTACGAGTACTGGGAGCCGGGGCTCGGCGAGATCCTGCTCGCGATGGGCGAGCGCTGGCCCGACCTGCCGCTGGTCGTGACCGAGGCGGGCATCTCGACCGAGGTCGGTAGACGTCGCGCCGAGAACGTCGTGCGCACGCTCGAGCAGATCGCGCGGGCTCGCGCCGCGGGCGTCGACGTGCGCGGCTACTACCACTGGTCGCTGATGGACAACTTCGAGTGGGCCGAGGGCTACGAGCCGCGCTTCGGCCTGTTCCGCGTCGATCGCACCGGTGACTATCCGCGCACGATCACCGAGGGCGGCACGGTCTACGGTGAGATCGCGGAGTCGCGCGAGCTCACGATGCAGCAGCGTCTCGAGTACGGCGGGCTCGGCCCGATGACGCCCGAGCCGGCGCACGCGCCGTAG
- a CDS encoding tetratricopeptide repeat protein: MSKRLEMLEMVASKKPDDPFVWYARAMELRSLDRKDEALAAFGDVATKFPTYVPTYLMGAQVAAELGRTDEARAFAQRGIEQARAGGDGHALSELDSFLATL; encoded by the coding sequence ATGAGCAAGCGTCTCGAGATGCTCGAGATGGTGGCGAGCAAGAAGCCGGACGATCCGTTCGTCTGGTATGCGCGCGCGATGGAGCTGCGCTCGCTCGATCGGAAGGACGAGGCGCTCGCGGCGTTCGGCGACGTCGCGACGAAGTTCCCGACCTACGTGCCGACGTACTTGATGGGCGCGCAGGTCGCGGCCGAGCTCGGGCGCACCGACGAGGCGCGCGCGTTCGCGCAGCGCGGCATCGAGCAGGCGCGCGCCGGCGGCGACGGCCACGCGCTGTCCGAGCTCGACTCGTTCCTCGCCACGCTCTGA
- the hpt gene encoding hypoxanthine phosphoribosyltransferase translates to MDKIRTLIDETTLAAKVKELGRKITERHRGHEVVLVPVLKGSFVFAADLARQIDLPVTIEFLGCRSYEGTESSGVVQITYDLTKPIEGKHVIIVEDIVDTGLTMTYLLENLETRRPASLELCSLLHKPARTRVPVDIHYLGFTIDDVFVVGYGLDYAERFRNVPFIGVLEQGAAAASKG, encoded by the coding sequence ATGGACAAGATTCGGACGCTGATCGACGAGACGACGCTCGCCGCGAAGGTGAAGGAGCTGGGCAGGAAGATCACCGAGCGCCATCGCGGCCACGAGGTCGTGCTGGTCCCGGTGCTCAAGGGCAGCTTCGTGTTCGCGGCGGATCTCGCGCGGCAGATCGATCTCCCGGTGACGATCGAGTTCCTCGGGTGCCGCAGCTACGAGGGCACCGAGAGCAGCGGCGTGGTGCAGATCACGTACGACCTCACGAAGCCCATCGAGGGCAAGCACGTGATCATCGTCGAGGACATCGTCGACACCGGGCTGACGATGACCTACCTGCTCGAGAACCTCGAGACGCGACGCCCCGCGAGCCTCGAGCTCTGCTCGCTGCTGCACAAGCCCGCGCGCACGCGCGTGCCCGTCGACATCCACTACCTCGGCTTCACGATCGACGACGTGTTCGTCGTCGGCTACGGGCTCGACTACGCGGAGCGCTTCCGCAACGTGCCCTTCATCGGCGTGCTCGAGCAGGGCGCGGCCGCGGCGTCGAAGGGCTGA